A single Patescibacteria group bacterium DNA region contains:
- the infA gene encoding translation initiation factor IF-1, with the protein MPKKDLVKKRGTVVKSLPNATFEVELEDGSKVLAHTSGKMRRYKINILPGDEVDLEMSKHDLSKGRIVYRYK; encoded by the coding sequence ATGCCAAAAAAAGATTTGGTAAAAAAACGTGGTACAGTTGTTAAATCTTTGCCTAATGCAACTTTTGAGGTTGAGTTGGAAGATGGTTCTAAGGTTTTGGCTCACACATCGGGAAAGATGCGTCGATATAAGATTAATATTCTGCCTGGAGATGAGGTTGATTTAGAAATGAGTAAGCATGATTTGAGCAAGGGTAGAATTGTTTATCGATACAAGTAG
- a CDS encoding nucleoside monophosphate kinase: MNIVIIGPPGSGKSTQADLLAKELGVPHISTGIIFREIADRDSGLARSVENYLEKGEFVPDEVVMKVLEEELPREKYRQGFVLEGYPRNIWQAKNAPFQPDKVFYLDVSDEESMHRLLKRGREDDTEEIIEKRLADYHQQTEPVLSFYSEKGVLEPVDGEQKIEEIFEDLKGYFSNDKD, translated from the coding sequence ATGAACATAGTGATTATAGGCCCACCGGGGTCGGGAAAATCTACTCAGGCAGATCTTTTAGCTAAGGAATTGGGTGTTCCCCATATTTCTACTGGGATTATTTTTCGTGAAATTGCGGATCGGGATTCAGGATTAGCACGAAGTGTAGAAAATTATTTGGAAAAGGGCGAATTTGTGCCTGACGAAGTTGTGATGAAGGTTTTAGAGGAGGAACTGCCTAGAGAAAAGTACCGACAAGGTTTTGTTTTGGAAGGCTACCCCCGAAACATTTGGCAGGCAAAAAACGCACCTTTTCAGCCGGACAAGGTTTTTTATTTGGATGTTTCGGATGAGGAAAGTATGCACCGCCTGTTGAAACGTGGTCGTGAGGACGATACAGAAGAAATAATCGAAAAACGGTTGGCTGATTATCATCAGCAGACAGAGCCGGTTCTATCTTTTTATAGTGAGAAGGGGGTTTTAGAGCCTGTGGATGGTGAGCAAAAAATTGAGGAGATTTTTGAAGACTTAAAAGGTTATTTTAGTAATGATAAAGATTAA
- a CDS encoding lytic transglycosylase domain-containing protein: MPRDLANPAVRMAAVLTFCALFTIGLAVAALGHARTVVASADVSVREVSEARATPPGAVEKENTKEGEPETEPEPGPEAILKPESNPEAEVAKEGLSRVWPQEILALEGLVVEAANMFGHDPNLVAALIKTESWFSQKRCPKNRPDLWGEPGTRRYNECKTAWQLCPEGPATSSCTSVAGAKGPAQVMPYHFFPGEDGRDLSTNIYRGAEILRDYTDRKGGNIRTGLAAYYCGPNKTTYPAHCWSYVEKVMGNYGDAIQQ; the protein is encoded by the coding sequence ATGCCTAGAGATTTGGCGAATCCCGCAGTCAGGATGGCAGCAGTTCTGACTTTTTGTGCTCTTTTTACAATTGGTTTGGCTGTAGCTGCGCTCGGCCATGCCCGTACGGTTGTGGCGAGTGCGGACGTTTCGGTTCGGGAGGTGTCGGAAGCAAGAGCTACGCCGCCGGGAGCGGTGGAAAAGGAGAATACGAAGGAGGGCGAACCGGAAACAGAGCCAGAACCGGGGCCGGAGGCAATACTAAAACCGGAATCGAACCCGGAGGCGGAGGTTGCCAAAGAAGGTCTTTCTCGCGTGTGGCCGCAAGAGATACTTGCTTTGGAAGGTCTGGTTGTTGAAGCTGCAAATATGTTCGGGCACGATCCAAACCTTGTGGCAGCTCTTATAAAGACAGAGAGCTGGTTCTCACAAAAACGGTGCCCGAAGAATAGACCTGACCTTTGGGGTGAGCCCGGGACCAGGCGTTACAACGAATGCAAGACGGCTTGGCAGCTTTGTCCCGAGGGTCCTGCTACCTCGTCTTGTACATCTGTAGCAGGGGCAAAAGGTCCGGCCCAGGTCATGCCTTATCATTTTTTCCCTGGGGAAGATGGGCGTGACCTTAGCACAAATATCTATCGCGGAGCGGAAATTCTCCGTGATTATACGGACAGGAAGGGGGGCAATATCCGAACGGGTCTTGCCGCCTATTACTGTGGTCCTAACAAGACCACTTACCCTGCGCACTGCTGGTCGTACGTGGAGAAAGTTATGGGAAATTACGGTGATGCGATTCAGCAGTAA
- the rpsI gene encoding 30S ribosomal protein S9 has product MSNKSNNQQFYRGVGRRKTSTAVVRLFDKKGEILVNGMPISDYFSGEKARKKYMMPFDACGMTNKFSGDIRVSGGGTTGQLDATVLGISRALLEYDEELKAALKKYDLLTRDPRMKERKKVYHRGARRKPQFSKR; this is encoded by the coding sequence ATGTCTAATAAGAGCAATAACCAACAATTTTATAGGGGTGTAGGTAGAAGGAAAACTTCTACAGCAGTGGTTCGCCTTTTTGACAAAAAGGGAGAAATCTTGGTTAACGGTATGCCTATTTCCGATTATTTTTCGGGAGAAAAGGCTAGAAAGAAGTATATGATGCCTTTTGATGCATGTGGAATGACCAATAAGTTTAGCGGTGATATTAGGGTAAGCGGTGGCGGAACTACAGGACAATTAGATGCGACTGTTCTTGGTATTTCCAGAGCACTTCTAGAATACGATGAAGAGCTCAAGGCTGCTCTCAAGAAGTATGACCTTCTAACTCGTGATCCGCGAATGAAGGAGAGGAAAAAAGTTTATCATCGGGGTGCACGGCGCAAGCCCCAATTCTCCAAGCGGTAA
- a CDS encoding DNA-directed RNA polymerase subunit alpha, which yields MLDPKNVSLIVEDEEEKSARFVLRPLPAGFGRTIGNSLRRVLLSSIEGAAVTEARFSGVPHQFTTIDGVKEDVVQLILNLKKLRLRIEGETAVALSLLAKGTGEVTAGDLEVPAGVEIINKDLVLATLTSKDAKLEAELLAEKGYGFVPSEEGEKSRVGAVLLDAAFSPVKSVSCKVEKTRAGDLSNLDSLEMQVKTDGTISPREAFLEASEYLMKYFYRLTQGEQEVKLEEEKKKPLMTQEEKQHPLEDLELPTRVTNSLKAGGVTTCGDLMEIIWEEGYEALKEIPKVGEKSVEEIKKRVRERGWVKDLEEEEEE from the coding sequence ATGTTAGATCCAAAAAATGTTTCTCTTATAGTTGAAGACGAAGAGGAAAAGTCTGCCCGATTTGTTCTACGTCCATTACCTGCCGGTTTTGGTCGTACTATAGGTAACTCTCTCAGAAGAGTTCTCCTTTCTTCTATTGAAGGAGCGGCAGTAACTGAGGCACGTTTTTCTGGTGTTCCGCACCAGTTTACAACAATTGATGGGGTGAAGGAAGATGTGGTGCAGCTTATCTTAAATTTGAAAAAATTGCGCCTTCGCATTGAAGGAGAAACTGCTGTTGCATTGAGCCTTTTAGCAAAGGGAACTGGCGAGGTTACAGCTGGTGATTTAGAGGTACCTGCGGGCGTAGAAATAATTAATAAAGATTTGGTTTTGGCGACGCTTACTTCTAAAGATGCTAAATTGGAAGCCGAACTATTAGCTGAGAAAGGTTACGGATTTGTACCTTCGGAGGAGGGGGAAAAGTCCCGTGTGGGTGCTGTTCTTTTGGATGCGGCTTTTTCACCGGTAAAAAGTGTTTCCTGCAAGGTGGAGAAGACGCGAGCAGGAGATCTTTCTAATTTGGATTCATTGGAGATGCAAGTAAAAACTGATGGAACTATTTCACCCCGAGAAGCTTTCTTGGAAGCTTCTGAGTATTTAATGAAATACTTTTACCGACTTACTCAAGGTGAGCAGGAGGTGAAGTTGGAAGAAGAAAAGAAGAAACCATTAATGACGCAAGAGGAGAAGCAACATCCTCTGGAGGATTTGGAATTACCAACTCGAGTAACAAACAGTTTGAAAGCTGGGGGTGTTACAACTTGCGGAGACTTAATGGAGATTATTTGGGAAGAGGGTTATGAGGCTTTGAAGGAGATACCAAAAGTAGGCGAGAAATCAGTGGAAGAGATAAAGAAAAGGGTTAGGGAACGAGGTTGGGTAAAAGATTTAGAGGAAGAGGAAGAAGAGTAG
- the rpsK gene encoding 30S ribosomal protein S11 yields the protein MAKKKRNSRNKKKKSRRKFPAEGKAYITATFNNTLITVTTPSGDKVCSASAGTAGFRGTRKSTPFAASQAARQAAEEATNKGVKEVHVFVKGPGMGRNTAIKSLEAGGLEVLSIKDITPIPHNGCRPKKRRRV from the coding sequence ATGGCTAAGAAAAAGAGGAATTCAAGAAATAAAAAAAAGAAAAGTCGCAGAAAGTTTCCTGCTGAGGGAAAAGCTTATATTACTGCTACCTTTAATAATACTTTGATTACCGTTACCACACCTTCTGGAGATAAGGTGTGTAGTGCCAGTGCAGGAACAGCGGGTTTTAGAGGTACTAGAAAGTCTACGCCGTTTGCAGCTTCTCAGGCAGCTCGTCAGGCTGCGGAAGAAGCTACCAACAAAGGTGTGAAGGAGGTGCATGTTTTTGTCAAGGGTCCGGGAATGGGAAGAAATACAGCTATAAAATCCTTAGAAGCTGGGGGGTTGGAGGTGTTAAGTATTAAGGATATAACACCCATTCCGCACAACGGCTGCAGACCGAAGAAAAGAAGAAGGGTGTAG
- the rpsM gene encoding 30S ribosomal protein S13 gives MARIAGVEIPGNKKIKVALTNIKGIGRSAAEDILDKVGVDKELRTKEVSADDLAKIRAEIDNSYTVEGVLTRQVRLNIKRLKDIGSYRGMRHERGLPVRGQRTKTNARTRKGRKQTVGGTGTVREKH, from the coding sequence ATGGCTAGAATAGCAGGTGTTGAAATACCAGGTAACAAAAAAATAAAAGTCGCTCTTACCAATATCAAGGGTATTGGCAGGTCAGCTGCTGAGGATATTTTGGATAAGGTTGGTGTTGATAAAGAACTCCGAACTAAGGAGGTCTCAGCTGATGACTTGGCAAAAATAAGAGCAGAAATTGATAATAGTTACACTGTAGAAGGTGTACTGACAAGGCAAGTTCGTTTAAATATTAAAAGACTTAAGGACATTGGCTCTTACCGTGGTATGAGACACGAGCGAGGATTGCCTGTGCGAGGTCAGCGCACTAAGACCAACGCGCGTACTCGTAAGGGGAGGAAACAAACTGTTGGCGGGACTGGTACAGTTCGAGAAAAACACTAA
- the rpmJ gene encoding 50S ribosomal protein L36: MKVRSSVKKICKKCKIVRRKGRVYVICENPKHKQRQG; this comes from the coding sequence ATGAAAGTAAGGTCGAGCGTTAAGAAAATTTGTAAAAAATGCAAAATTGTCCGGCGAAAGGGCAGGGTGTATGTAATTTGTGAAAATCCGAAGCACAAGCAACGTCAAGGCTAA
- the rplM gene encoding 50S ribosomal protein L13, with the protein MTTKTYVTKESDIEREWHLFDAKGEVLGRLSSQIAPLLMGKNKPKYAPYLDLGDYVVVVNAQDLEIKGKKEKKKVYYRHSQYPGHLKQETLGELMERDPTEVIYRAVKRMLPANKLRDKRMSRLKVYAGAEHPHEAQIRSPKS; encoded by the coding sequence ATGACGACTAAAACCTACGTAACAAAGGAATCTGACATTGAGCGCGAGTGGCATCTTTTTGATGCTAAGGGGGAGGTTTTGGGGAGGTTATCATCACAAATAGCTCCCTTGCTCATGGGTAAAAATAAACCAAAATATGCTCCTTATCTTGATTTAGGTGATTACGTAGTGGTTGTTAATGCCCAAGATTTGGAGATAAAAGGTAAGAAAGAAAAAAAGAAAGTTTATTATCGTCATTCGCAGTATCCTGGTCATTTGAAGCAAGAAACGTTAGGGGAGCTTATGGAGCGAGATCCAACTGAGGTTATTTACCGTGCTGTAAAAAGAATGCTTCCAGCCAACAAGTTGAGGGATAAAAGGATGAGCCGGTTAAAAGTTTATGCGGGCGCGGAACACCCGCATGAGGCCCAAATCCGAAGTCCGAAATCCTAA
- the map gene encoding type I methionyl aminopeptidase: MIKIKSKKDIEKMAKGGLITAKAREEVLKAAVPGVKTADLEELAVNRIKELGGEPGFMKVPGYDCATCINLNAGLVHGVPSENVTVEEGDVFTVDLGTFYKGFHTDAAWSIVVGNRRTAFRGLQEKEHKEKKRFLEVGEEALERATEQCVPGNFVGDISHAIQETVEGAGYNVIRALVGHGVGEELHEGPQIPCFGKPGEGSMLEEGLVLAVEILYAEGGPAIETLDDGWTIKTKDNSLSALFENTIAVTEGGSRVLTPNPKF, translated from the coding sequence ATGATAAAGATTAAGTCAAAGAAAGATATTGAAAAGATGGCAAAGGGCGGTCTGATTACTGCTAAAGCACGCGAAGAGGTATTAAAAGCTGCTGTTCCCGGTGTAAAGACGGCGGATTTGGAGGAATTGGCTGTAAATAGAATTAAAGAGTTGGGCGGGGAGCCCGGTTTTATGAAGGTTCCCGGTTATGATTGCGCTACCTGCATTAACCTTAATGCGGGTTTGGTTCACGGAGTACCATCCGAAAACGTAACAGTAGAAGAAGGTGATGTTTTTACCGTGGATTTAGGTACTTTTTATAAGGGTTTTCACACCGATGCCGCTTGGAGTATTGTAGTCGGAAATCGGCGTACCGCGTTCCGCGGACTGCAGGAAAAGGAGCATAAAGAGAAGAAAAGGTTTTTGGAGGTGGGGGAGGAGGCGTTGGAAAGGGCGACGGAGCAGTGTGTTCCGGGGAATTTTGTGGGGGATATTTCCCATGCAATTCAGGAAACAGTTGAAGGTGCCGGTTATAATGTGATTCGGGCTTTGGTTGGACACGGTGTTGGCGAAGAGTTGCACGAGGGACCGCAAATTCCTTGTTTTGGCAAACCGGGCGAAGGGTCAATGTTAGAAGAGGGTTTAGTTTTAGCTGTAGAGATACTTTATGCAGAAGGTGGTCCTGCTATTGAAACTTTAGACGATGGTTGGACAATAAAGACCAAGGACAACTCACTTTCGGCACTTTTTGAAAATACAATTGCAGTCACTGAGGGTGGTTCTCGAGTGCTAACACCAAACCCCAAATTTTAA
- the rplQ gene encoding 50S ribosomal protein L17: protein MKKQYKLGRKKAHRESLLSNLARELVEHGRVKTTLAKAKALRPKVERMVTKAKRGKNSDYRELLKFFRSRKHVDKMIEDIAPRFSERGGGYTRILKLGPRGSDKAEAALIEFVERGDQNE, encoded by the coding sequence ATGAAGAAACAGTACAAACTTGGACGAAAAAAAGCACACCGCGAATCATTACTTTCTAATCTTGCGCGGGAATTAGTTGAACATGGGAGAGTGAAAACAACGTTGGCTAAAGCAAAGGCGTTACGACCTAAGGTTGAGCGAATGGTAACTAAGGCAAAACGAGGTAAGAATAGCGATTATCGTGAATTACTTAAATTTTTTCGTTCAAGAAAACATGTTGATAAGATGATTGAGGATATTGCTCCTCGGTTTTCAGAGCGAGGGGGAGGATATACCAGGATTTTGAAGTTAGGACCGCGGGGAAGTGACAAGGCGGAAGCAGCTTTGATTGAGTTTGTGGAGCGCGGGGACCAAAACGAATAA
- the rpsD gene encoding 30S ribosomal protein S4: protein MSRYTGPKCKICRREGEKLFLKGEKCETRKCPLFRRQQAPGQHGDSRRRVSEYGQQLREKQKLKRIYGVWENQFKRYFREAEKLGEDTGKALLRSLERRLDNAVYRANLAASRSQARQLIVHGKVEVNGKKVDKPSYAVFPGDEIVVESIPSNIPERETPDWITADGDAGKAKITRDPERDDIGADIDESMVVEFYSR, encoded by the coding sequence ATGTCTCGTTATACTGGACCAAAATGTAAAATTTGCCGCCGTGAGGGGGAAAAACTTTTTCTCAAGGGGGAGAAGTGTGAAACTCGTAAGTGTCCCCTTTTCCGGCGTCAACAAGCCCCTGGCCAGCACGGAGATTCTCGGCGTCGTGTGAGTGAATATGGGCAGCAGCTCCGTGAAAAGCAAAAGCTAAAAAGAATTTACGGGGTTTGGGAGAATCAGTTTAAGCGCTATTTTAGGGAAGCAGAAAAGTTGGGTGAAGATACTGGTAAAGCGTTGTTAAGAAGTTTGGAAAGACGGTTGGATAATGCTGTTTATCGCGCTAATCTAGCAGCTTCGCGAAGCCAAGCTCGACAACTAATTGTTCATGGAAAAGTTGAGGTTAATGGAAAGAAGGTTGACAAACCTTCCTATGCAGTTTTTCCTGGTGACGAAATTGTGGTAGAAAGCATTCCTTCCAATATCCCGGAGAGGGAGACTCCCGATTGGATAACAGCAGATGGAGATGCGGGGAAAGCTAAGATTACACGTGATCCGGAAAGGGATGATATCGGTGCTGATATTGATGAGAGTATGGTAGTGGAGTTCTATTCCCGTTAA
- the uppS gene encoding polyprenyl diphosphate synthase, with the protein MPKTDIELPPNTELPSHIAIIPDGNRRWARARGLPTLEGHRRGFDLAPKLFQTIRDWDIHTTTVWAFSTENWNRSKKEINYLMKLYEKFIDDNLADAKKDNVRIYHLGRKDRIPSQLRKKIENAVEETKNNKSFVLNIGLDYGGHDEILRSVEKIIKDIETRKIDPKDIKENVGKYAGKYPYYRFKNYLDMQDQPHPYPDLVIRTSGEQRLSGFLSWQAAYSEIYWERDHFPDFSPEKLKNAVLDFSRRRRRFGGADQSVPNVNFKPEKVAELEISWWKAHNKDNIEKMQRIFINWIKELYNVGNENATNMTKAMFRAVMEGHNQRNWELAVNAMESFYSIALENMEADFDPQKAAELEITWWQVHDKLEGCINKLELEKAFSALYGELYQQSELQLREAAHWKAMATFEHDLAEKEGISSTEREKHWQEAEKYLQRFYRELRELVS; encoded by the coding sequence ATACCAAAAACTGATATTGAGCTTCCCCCAAACACAGAGCTCCCTAGCCATATTGCAATAATTCCGGATGGAAACAGGAGATGGGCACGGGCACGGGGGTTGCCTACACTAGAAGGGCACCGGAGGGGTTTTGATCTTGCGCCCAAGCTTTTCCAAACTATTCGCGACTGGGACATCCACACTACCACAGTTTGGGCATTTTCCACTGAAAACTGGAACAGATCCAAAAAAGAAATAAATTATCTAATGAAACTATATGAAAAGTTCATCGATGACAACCTTGCTGACGCAAAAAAGGATAACGTGCGTATCTACCACTTAGGGCGCAAAGATAGAATTCCAAGCCAGCTAAGGAAAAAAATTGAAAACGCAGTAGAAGAAACAAAAAACAACAAAAGTTTTGTTCTAAATATTGGATTGGATTACGGGGGGCATGATGAAATACTGCGCAGCGTTGAAAAAATAATTAAAGATATAGAAACACGGAAAATTGATCCAAAAGATATTAAAGAAAATGTTGGAAAATACGCTGGGAAATATCCTTATTACCGTTTCAAAAATTATCTCGATATGCAAGATCAACCCCACCCTTATCCTGATTTGGTAATTAGAACTTCGGGGGAACAACGCTTAAGCGGTTTTCTATCTTGGCAAGCTGCTTACAGCGAGATCTACTGGGAACGAGATCATTTCCCAGACTTCTCACCGGAAAAATTAAAAAACGCAGTCCTGGACTTTAGCCGAAGACGGCGCCGTTTTGGCGGGGCAGACCAATCCGTTCCCAACGTAAACTTTAAGCCCGAAAAGGTTGCCGAGCTGGAAATTAGCTGGTGGAAGGCACACAACAAAGATAATATAGAAAAAATGCAGAGAATTTTCATCAACTGGATTAAAGAACTTTATAATGTTGGGAACGAAAACGCTACCAACATGACAAAAGCAATGTTCAGAGCTGTCATGGAAGGACACAACCAACGGAATTGGGAATTAGCTGTAAATGCAATGGAAAGCTTCTACTCAATTGCACTGGAAAATATGGAAGCAGATTTTGACCCACAGAAAGCTGCTGAGCTGGAGATTACCTGGTGGCAAGTTCACGATAAACTAGAGGGTTGTATTAATAAACTAGAACTAGAAAAGGCTTTTAGTGCACTTTATGGTGAGCTCTACCAACAATCGGAACTCCAACTAAGGGAAGCTGCACATTGGAAAGCAATGGCAACTTTTGAACATGATTTGGCTGAAAAAGAAGGAATTTCGAGCACGGAAAGAGAAAAACATTGGCAAGAGGCTGAAAAGTATCTCCAAAGGTTTTACCGGGAACTGCGCGAGCTGGTTTCTTAA
- the aspS gene encoding aspartate--tRNA ligase produces the protein MLERTSASKTVKKVGEDVILKGWVDRRRDHGGVAFLDLRDRTGIVQVVCTPEQIDDLRDEYVVEIRGEVKERPENMVNPDLETGTVEVKVEKITVLSESKTLPFDIHGSGLKINEKKRLEYRYLDLRRLRLTKNLRFRSKAVQFIRNYLMERDFVEIETPILSKSTPEGARDFLVPSRLQPGEFYALPQSPQQYKQLLMVAGFERYFQIARCFRDEDLRADRQLEFTQLDLEMSFSTQEEILELTEDLFTNLVEELTDKKITKKPFPRLKYKEVMRKYGTDTPDLRKDKSDPNELAFCWVINFPLFEKSAEGDLSPSHHPFTAPREEDLNLLDSEPMKVRSYQHDLVLNGHEVGGGSIRITDPKIQTKIFEILGHTREEIEEKFGHLLKAFEYGVPPHGGIAPGIDRLVAILCGEETIREVMAFPVTSSGETAVMDAPSKVDKDQLRELGIKVVEDDND, from the coding sequence ATGTTGGAAAGGACATCAGCTTCCAAAACTGTTAAAAAAGTAGGTGAGGACGTTATTCTTAAAGGTTGGGTAGACAGGCGGCGTGATCACGGTGGCGTGGCCTTTTTAGATTTACGAGATAGGACAGGAATTGTCCAAGTTGTTTGTACACCTGAACAAATTGATGATTTGCGCGATGAATACGTGGTTGAAATTAGAGGTGAGGTAAAAGAGCGGCCGGAAAATATGGTTAACCCTGATTTGGAGACGGGCACAGTGGAAGTTAAGGTAGAGAAAATCACTGTGTTATCGGAGTCGAAGACGCTACCCTTTGATATACACGGAAGCGGATTGAAAATTAATGAAAAGAAGCGTTTAGAGTATCGCTACCTAGATTTGCGTAGACTACGTTTAACAAAAAATTTACGTTTTCGCAGCAAGGCTGTTCAATTTATTCGCAATTATCTTATGGAGCGTGATTTTGTAGAAATTGAAACTCCCATTCTTTCTAAATCTACACCGGAAGGGGCGCGTGACTTTTTGGTTCCTTCTCGGCTACAACCCGGCGAGTTCTACGCACTTCCCCAAAGTCCTCAGCAGTATAAACAGCTCTTGATGGTGGCTGGCTTTGAGCGCTATTTCCAAATTGCGCGGTGCTTTCGGGATGAGGATCTTCGTGCGGATAGGCAGTTGGAGTTTACTCAGCTGGATCTAGAAATGTCCTTCTCTACTCAGGAGGAAATTTTGGAGTTGACTGAGGATTTATTTACAAATCTAGTGGAGGAGTTAACCGACAAGAAAATTACAAAGAAGCCGTTTCCTCGCTTGAAGTACAAAGAGGTAATGAGAAAATACGGGACAGATACTCCTGACTTGCGCAAAGATAAAAGTGATCCTAATGAACTAGCATTTTGCTGGGTAATAAACTTTCCGCTTTTTGAGAAAAGTGCTGAGGGAGATCTTAGCCCCTCTCACCACCCGTTTACAGCTCCCCGGGAAGAAGATCTAAATTTGTTGGATTCAGAGCCAATGAAGGTTCGTTCCTACCAGCACGATTTGGTATTGAACGGTCATGAGGTGGGTGGGGGAAGTATTAGAATTACGGATCCTAAGATCCAAACTAAAATTTTTGAAATTTTAGGGCATACTCGCGAAGAGATTGAGGAAAAGTTTGGACACTTACTTAAAGCTTTCGAGTACGGTGTTCCGCCCCATGGTGGTATTGCTCCTGGCATTGATCGCTTGGTAGCTATTCTTTGCGGGGAGGAAACTATTCGTGAAGTTATGGCTTTTCCCGTTACCTCTTCTGGTGAAACTGCTGTAATGGATGCTCCTAGTAAAGTTGACAAAGATCAATTACGAGAGCTAGGTATTAAAGTTGTTGAGGATGATAATGACTAG